A window of the Desulfobacula toluolica Tol2 genome harbors these coding sequences:
- a CDS encoding branched-chain amino acid ABC transporter permease produces MESLIEFIPYILQNLINALQRGSFYAVISIGYSMVYGVLMLFNFAHGDIFMLGTYIGFGIATLFIALFAPFLPGPLIFIATVVITMFLASWIGVFVEVAGYRPLRSAPRASAAITGLMIGIIFETSILILLGAKRLSFPPLMESVAYNIGGVYFTNVKILIIILSLLLMLALHAFIQKTKWGMAMRAMSYDFLAVPLMGVSLNIMAPLTFAIGAGLAAVAGILYGQAYPILDPYMGVLIGWKAFVAAILGGRGSIKGAALAGYLLGFIEIFVATIFPSTLRDLIAYSIILLILTYRPRGFFGMEHSTKLRL; encoded by the coding sequence ATGGAATCTTTGATTGAATTTATACCGTATATTCTTCAAAACCTGATTAACGCCCTCCAGAGAGGAAGTTTCTACGCTGTTATATCCATTGGTTATTCAATGGTCTATGGCGTTTTAATGCTTTTTAATTTTGCCCATGGTGATATTTTCATGCTGGGCACTTATATCGGCTTTGGGATTGCAACCCTCTTTATTGCTTTATTTGCGCCCTTTTTACCCGGACCTCTGATCTTTATTGCCACAGTTGTTATTACCATGTTTCTTGCATCCTGGATCGGTGTTTTTGTTGAAGTTGCAGGATACAGGCCCTTGAGATCAGCTCCCAGGGCATCTGCTGCCATTACAGGGTTGATGATCGGTATTATTTTTGAAACAAGTATCCTGATCTTGCTGGGTGCGAAAAGATTAAGCTTTCCGCCATTGATGGAATCTGTTGCCTATAATATCGGTGGTGTTTATTTTACAAATGTAAAAATACTCATTATTATCCTGTCGCTTCTCTTAATGCTTGCCCTTCATGCGTTTATCCAGAAAACAAAATGGGGGATGGCTATGAGGGCAATGTCATATGATTTTCTTGCCGTCCCTTTGATGGGGGTGTCCCTCAATATTATGGCACCGCTGACATTTGCCATAGGTGCAGGTCTTGCTGCGGTTGCCGGAATTTTGTATGGACAGGCTTACCCGATATTAGATCCGTATATGGGAGTTCTTATCGGCTGGAAAGCTTTTGTTGCCGCTATTCTGGGCGGCCGGGGGTCCATAAAAGGCGCAGCGCTTGCCGGATACCTGTTGGGATTTATCGAGATATTTGTTGCCACGATTTTCCCGTCAACCTTAAGAGATTTAATCGCCTATTCCATTATCCTTCTTATCCTGACATACAGACCAAGGGGATTTTTTGGAATGGAACACAGCACAAAATTAAGGCTTTAA
- a CDS encoding response regulator, translated as MADAKKLLIVDDNEDILSTFYDFFNSMGYEVETAVDGFAALKLIKSTSIVFNCLITDLVMPNISGVGLISIIKKEYPDIKIIAMTGYGDQPGALASEAKADIVLFKPVDLFKIENMVSGLINRETDK; from the coding sequence ATGGCAGATGCAAAAAAGCTTTTAATCGTTGATGATAATGAAGACATTTTATCAACATTTTATGATTTTTTTAATTCAATGGGGTATGAAGTAGAAACTGCTGTTGATGGTTTTGCCGCCTTAAAATTGATCAAAAGTACCTCCATTGTTTTTAATTGCCTTATTACTGACCTTGTTATGCCCAATATCAGTGGTGTAGGGCTGATTTCCATTATAAAAAAAGAATATCCTGATATTAAAATTATCGCAATGACAGGATATGGCGATCAACCGGGGGCACTGGCCTCTGAAGCCAAAGCAGATATCGTTCTTTTTAAACCGGTCGATCTGTTCAAAATTGAAAATATGGTTTCCGGATTAATTAACCGGGAAACCGACAAATAA
- a CDS encoding ABC transporter ATP-binding protein, giving the protein MQQLTIKNLRVSYGNIKALHGIDFSVEAGEILTIIGANGAGKSTTLRAISRMVPAEPGSVLEFEGENILKYNTDKVVSKLGISHVPEGRRVFGNLTVTENLTLACFARKDTDQIKKDRRWVFDLFPRLEERKDQLAGTLSGGEQQMLAVGRGYMSARKIMLLDEPSMGLAPLLMLEMFEALKEINNLGTTILLVEQNARLALKFAQRGYVIENGSLVLEGPADELLNNPDVKKAYLGA; this is encoded by the coding sequence ATGCAGCAGCTTACCATAAAAAATTTAAGGGTTTCCTATGGAAATATAAAAGCTCTTCATGGAATAGATTTTTCTGTCGAAGCGGGTGAAATTTTAACCATTATCGGAGCCAATGGTGCGGGCAAAAGTACTACTTTGCGGGCAATTTCCAGGATGGTTCCGGCTGAACCGGGATCTGTTCTTGAATTTGAAGGAGAAAATATCCTTAAATACAATACTGATAAGGTCGTCTCAAAACTCGGCATATCCCATGTACCTGAAGGAAGAAGGGTTTTTGGCAATCTTACGGTAACGGAAAATCTCACCCTGGCCTGTTTTGCAAGAAAAGACACAGATCAGATCAAAAAAGATAGAAGGTGGGTATTTGATCTGTTCCCCCGACTTGAGGAGAGAAAAGACCAGCTTGCCGGAACATTGTCCGGTGGCGAGCAACAGATGCTGGCTGTTGGAAGGGGGTATATGAGCGCACGGAAAATCATGCTGCTTGATGAACCTTCCATGGGGCTTGCCCCTCTTCTCATGCTTGAAATGTTTGAGGCTTTAAAAGAAATCAATAATCTGGGAACCACCATCCTGCTGGTTGAACAAAATGCCCGGCTGGCCTTAAAATTTGCCCAGAGAGGGTATGTGATTGAAAATGGATCTCTTGTCCTTGAAGGACCTGCAGATGAATTGCTCAACAACCCTGATGTAAAAAAAGCGTATCTGGGAGCGTAA
- a CDS encoding sigma-54 interaction domain-containing protein has translation MTIPLIGISKPILKIKELISHVANTCLNVLITGETGVGKEVVAQNLYAESTRSSKKFVKINCAALPETLLESELYGFEKGAFTGAHKKRPGKFQTADKGVLFLDEIGDMPMALQSKMLHVLQSGEFSPLGSDQEFKTDVWVIAATNHNLEQCMLQKTFREDLFYRLNIIKIDIPPLRERKKDIPALIEYYFNLYKSEYPENHGSKPDSDTLIKLCNYPWPGNVRQLQNCIKKQMVINSWEKIFNELPKNNHDITPHTLEDNKFNADQIFENNEFVSDQSDIISEFVGLPTSSDKLFEDISLKKIKKLASDKVEKEVIAFVLEKVGWNRSRAAKILKISYKTLLYKMNEFEVHPPVK, from the coding sequence ATGACCATACCTTTGATCGGCATAAGCAAACCGATATTGAAAATAAAAGAACTGATCAGCCATGTGGCCAATACATGTTTAAATGTGCTGATAACCGGCGAAACCGGTGTAGGAAAGGAAGTCGTTGCTCAAAATCTTTATGCTGAATCTACAAGATCTTCAAAAAAATTTGTAAAAATCAATTGTGCTGCCTTGCCTGAAACACTACTTGAAAGCGAACTCTATGGGTTTGAAAAAGGCGCTTTCACAGGAGCTCATAAAAAACGTCCCGGAAAATTTCAGACAGCAGACAAGGGCGTTCTTTTCCTTGATGAAATTGGTGATATGCCAATGGCATTACAGTCAAAAATGCTTCATGTGCTTCAAAGCGGTGAATTTTCTCCCCTTGGATCAGATCAGGAATTTAAAACCGATGTGTGGGTCATTGCAGCCACCAACCATAATCTTGAACAATGCATGCTACAAAAGACCTTTAGAGAGGATTTGTTTTATCGGTTGAATATTATTAAAATTGATATTCCACCGCTGAGGGAAAGAAAAAAAGACATTCCTGCACTAATTGAATATTATTTCAATCTCTATAAATCAGAGTATCCTGAAAATCATGGCAGTAAACCCGACTCAGATACCCTTATAAAACTTTGCAATTATCCATGGCCTGGAAATGTTCGGCAGCTACAAAATTGCATTAAAAAACAAATGGTTATAAATTCATGGGAAAAAATTTTTAACGAGCTTCCAAAAAACAACCATGACATAACACCTCATACCCTGGAAGATAACAAATTCAATGCAGATCAAATTTTTGAGAATAATGAGTTTGTGTCTGATCAATCCGATATTATTTCCGAATTTGTCGGTTTACCCACAAGTTCGGATAAATTATTTGAAGACATCTCATTGAAAAAAATCAAAAAACTGGCTTCGGATAAAGTCGAAAAGGAAGTTATAGCGTTTGTTTTGGAAAAAGTTGGCTGGAACAGATCACGGGCTGCAAAAATACTTAAAATCAGTTATAAAACCCTGCTTTATAAAATGAACGAATTTGAAGTACACCCTCCTGTAAAATAA
- a CDS encoding ABC transporter substrate-binding protein produces the protein MRKIVCLVVVSFVFAMIFSSQCFSARKTIIKIGINAPLTGDIPKVGEGTKYAAMMWLEDIEKSGGLEVGNKKYEVELVIEDNESKAESAVKANTKMITQDDVLAIVGPQSSKQAVPAGEVANKYKTVMISPWSTNPNTTLDRPYVFRGCFLDPFQGPVVANFITEEFGFTKAAVLYDVASDYPKGLAEVFKDAWEKKHGAGSVVAYQSFTTKDTDFSSQLTQIVKSGAQVLFTPQYYNEVPLIVKQAQDLGWKGPIVGSDSWGSAETIELCGKPCYGQFFSSHYAAAGAKGATKAFIDRYTDTYGYTPDDVAALTWDALRLAQQAIQDIGKLTGRIEKDRTAVRDSLAKIKNFAGITGNMTFTDEGDPIKCAVIVKISDNGEYEFYKSSCP, from the coding sequence ATGCGAAAAATTGTTTGTTTAGTAGTTGTGTCCTTTGTTTTTGCCATGATATTTTCTTCACAATGTTTTAGTGCAAGAAAAACGATTATCAAAATTGGTATTAATGCACCTTTGACCGGAGATATTCCAAAAGTTGGAGAAGGCACCAAATATGCCGCAATGATGTGGCTTGAAGATATTGAAAAATCAGGTGGCCTTGAAGTCGGCAATAAAAAATATGAAGTTGAACTTGTTATCGAAGATAATGAGTCAAAAGCAGAATCAGCCGTAAAGGCAAACACGAAAATGATCACCCAGGATGATGTCTTGGCCATTGTCGGCCCCCAATCTTCAAAACAGGCTGTTCCAGCCGGTGAAGTTGCCAATAAATACAAAACCGTTATGATCAGTCCCTGGTCTACCAACCCTAATACAACCCTTGACAGACCTTATGTTTTCCGTGGCTGCTTTTTAGATCCGTTCCAGGGCCCTGTTGTGGCAAATTTTATCACTGAAGAATTCGGCTTTACAAAAGCTGCTGTCCTTTATGATGTCGCCTCTGATTATCCAAAGGGATTGGCCGAAGTATTTAAAGACGCATGGGAGAAAAAACATGGTGCAGGATCTGTTGTTGCTTATCAAAGCTTTACAACAAAAGATACGGATTTTTCTTCACAGTTAACCCAGATTGTTAAATCCGGTGCCCAGGTTCTGTTTACCCCTCAGTATTACAATGAAGTCCCTTTGATCGTCAAACAGGCCCAGGACCTTGGCTGGAAAGGGCCAATCGTGGGATCAGACTCATGGGGCTCTGCGGAAACCATAGAGCTTTGCGGGAAACCTTGTTATGGACAATTTTTTTCATCACATTATGCAGCAGCAGGTGCCAAAGGTGCTACCAAGGCATTTATCGACAGATATACGGACACTTACGGCTACACTCCCGATGATGTGGCAGCTCTGACATGGGATGCGCTGCGTCTTGCTCAGCAGGCTATTCAGGATATTGGAAAACTTACCGGCAGAATTGAAAAAGACAGGACAGCTGTCAGGGACAGTCTTGCCAAAATCAAAAATTTTGCGGGTATTACAGGGAATATGACCTTTACCGACGAAGGTGATCCGATCAAATGTGCTGTCATCGTTAAAATCAGCGATAATGGTGAATATGAATTTTATAAATCCAGTTGTCCTTAA
- a CDS encoding 3-oxoacyl-ACP synthase III family protein produces the protein MKKSIIKSTGMFVPPNVITNHDLEKMIDTSDEWIKQRTGIEQRYWIDQEGATGSSDLGFEASKMALENAGWTAKDIDFIIFATLSPDIMFPGSGCLLQAKLGLDSTPALDIRQQCTGFLYGLATADAYIKSGLANKILLVGGEVHSSGLDKTTRGRDVTVIFGDGAGAVCIEGVETDETAGVITSSLHADGNLAEALMVELPASRLPLRVPPDASFDDPRYYPIMDGPAIFKKAVRLLPKVINESLKKARISLDDIDLIIPHQANIRINQALGQFLKLDDDKIFHNIQKYGNTTAASIPIALHEAMEQGRIGASGDIVLFAGLGAGLTWGSVIYKFL, from the coding sequence ATGAAAAAAAGCATCATCAAAAGCACGGGGATGTTTGTTCCGCCAAATGTCATTACTAACCATGACCTTGAAAAAATGATTGACACCTCTGATGAATGGATAAAGCAAAGGACAGGGATCGAGCAAAGATACTGGATTGATCAGGAGGGTGCGACCGGGTCATCTGATTTAGGGTTTGAAGCTTCCAAAATGGCATTGGAAAATGCAGGCTGGACAGCGAAGGATATTGATTTTATCATTTTTGCAACACTAAGCCCGGATATCATGTTCCCCGGCTCAGGATGCCTGCTTCAGGCAAAACTGGGTCTTGATTCCACACCTGCACTTGATATCAGACAGCAGTGTACGGGATTCCTTTATGGCCTTGCCACGGCAGATGCCTATATAAAATCTGGACTTGCCAATAAAATCCTGCTTGTGGGTGGAGAAGTCCACTCTTCGGGCCTTGACAAAACAACCAGGGGTCGGGATGTTACTGTGATATTCGGTGATGGCGCAGGCGCTGTCTGCATTGAAGGTGTTGAAACCGATGAAACAGCCGGTGTGATCACCTCTTCACTGCACGCAGATGGCAATTTGGCTGAAGCATTAATGGTAGAGCTTCCGGCCTCAAGACTTCCTTTGCGGGTTCCGCCGGATGCGTCTTTTGATGATCCCAGATATTATCCAATCATGGATGGGCCGGCCATATTTAAAAAAGCGGTGAGACTGCTGCCCAAAGTCATAAACGAATCTCTTAAAAAAGCCCGGATCAGTCTGGATGATATTGATCTGATCATCCCTCATCAGGCCAATATCAGAATAAATCAAGCCCTTGGACAATTCTTAAAACTGGATGACGATAAAATTTTTCACAATATTCAAAAATATGGGAACACTACGGCAGCAAGTATCCCGATTGCACTCCATGAAGCAATGGAACAGGGCCGTATAGGTGCATCAGGAGATATCGTTCTTTTTGCGGGCCTGGGTGCCGGACTCACATGGGGCAGCGTAATTTATAAATTTTTATAA
- a CDS encoding calcium/sodium antiporter, whose protein sequence is MFLQAFILILGLFLLYAGSWLLVEGAVSTAVMFAVRPVVIGLTIVSLATSAPELLVSLVAAYKGSGGISIGNILGSNVINIALVLGVSAVIMPVAIKKQVALFEIPYLIFISLVFWLLCMDSYIGRTDGLILIFLLIIFLIYGFITAKDKNNKTPIVRPTLRNIIKNILFVIIGIVTLSYGANFVVQEAIKIATKIGLSQTFIGISVVALGTSLPELATSAVAAAKGESDISVGNVVGSNLFNICLVMGTVGIFNPMATDGHLHFFQFPFMIFICVLLGLIAFMNKGISKRTGCMFIILFVAYILVSYIK, encoded by the coding sequence TTGTTTTTACAAGCATTTATACTAATTCTTGGCCTGTTCCTATTGTATGCCGGATCATGGCTGTTAGTAGAAGGAGCAGTTTCAACCGCTGTCATGTTTGCCGTCAGACCGGTTGTCATTGGCCTGACCATTGTCTCACTTGCCACTTCCGCACCGGAACTGCTGGTCAGCCTTGTGGCTGCATATAAAGGGTCAGGCGGCATATCAATTGGAAACATACTGGGCAGTAATGTGATCAACATTGCTCTTGTGTTGGGAGTAAGCGCTGTTATAATGCCTGTTGCCATAAAAAAACAGGTGGCCTTATTTGAAATTCCCTACCTTATTTTTATCTCTTTGGTATTCTGGTTGCTATGCATGGATTCATATATAGGGCGAACCGATGGATTGATCTTGATCTTTTTATTAATTATTTTTCTGATATATGGTTTTATCACTGCAAAAGATAAAAACAACAAAACCCCTATTGTCAGACCAACCCTTCGGAATATTATTAAAAATATTTTATTCGTCATCATCGGTATTGTTACGCTTTCTTATGGTGCAAATTTTGTTGTTCAGGAAGCCATAAAAATTGCCACAAAGATTGGTCTTTCTCAAACTTTTATAGGAATTTCTGTTGTTGCGCTGGGAACATCCCTGCCCGAACTTGCCACATCAGCTGTCGCAGCAGCAAAAGGCGAAAGCGATATTTCCGTGGGAAACGTTGTCGGTTCAAATCTTTTTAATATCTGTCTTGTTATGGGAACTGTCGGTATTTTCAATCCAATGGCGACAGATGGACATCTTCACTTTTTTCAATTTCCTTTTATGATCTTTATTTGTGTCTTATTGGGACTTATAGCCTTTATGAATAAAGGCATAAGCAAAAGAACCGGTTGTATGTTCATAATCTTATTTGTTGCTTATATACTGGTTTCGTATATAAAATAG
- a CDS encoding branched-chain amino acid ABC transporter permease — protein MQIIKKIKLMFSTVPILGWLLGILAAVLIEYYWGYDYISYYLGLPKIPVLFGALIMLKKPMMIPGAVGYDLVVYVIPVLLIAKTTTFFTNPIAAMIEKTPVWLSAVIHLIFFYGVLHLWAGINDYRILIVKLTLISIILTVSINVINGYQGEFSCSHPGFMALGAYVSSILTLYFFVNDKIFGTAVLSPALGPWLFPFALLAGGFAAALGSLLVAIPSFRTRGDYLAIISLAFMFIVKSAVENLNVIGGARGMGGQPDYAPLPIIFIWTMLSIWIIHNFVTSIMGKALNAVRDDEAAAESMTVKTRKTKMTAFMFGAFWAGIAGGLFAHVLAYINPGMFSINRLAEILAMVYFGGLNSIVGSIVGAVSINVLGEALRPLELFKWIIIPLILILVMIFRPYGLISFTQINAKKLLRSKHKREQGV, from the coding sequence ATGCAAATAATAAAAAAAATCAAACTTATGTTTTCAACTGTGCCGATACTGGGCTGGTTGCTGGGTATTCTTGCAGCAGTACTCATAGAGTATTACTGGGGCTATGATTATATATCCTATTATCTGGGGTTGCCTAAAATACCGGTTTTATTCGGCGCTTTGATTATGCTTAAAAAACCGATGATGATACCGGGTGCTGTCGGGTATGATCTTGTCGTATATGTTATTCCGGTTCTTTTGATCGCAAAAACCACAACTTTTTTCACCAACCCCATAGCAGCCATGATTGAAAAAACTCCGGTATGGCTTTCTGCCGTTATCCATTTGATTTTTTTCTATGGAGTGCTTCATCTATGGGCAGGCATTAATGACTACAGGATTCTTATTGTCAAGCTGACGCTGATTTCCATCATCTTAACCGTAAGTATCAACGTTATTAACGGATACCAGGGGGAATTTTCCTGCTCTCACCCCGGATTCATGGCACTGGGTGCATATGTATCTTCCATTTTAACCCTTTATTTTTTTGTGAATGACAAAATTTTTGGGACAGCTGTTTTATCGCCTGCCCTGGGTCCATGGCTTTTTCCCTTTGCCCTGTTAGCCGGTGGATTTGCAGCTGCACTGGGCTCGCTGCTTGTGGCGATTCCTTCTTTTAGAACCAGAGGAGACTACCTGGCCATTATTTCTCTTGCATTCATGTTTATCGTGAAAAGTGCCGTAGAAAACCTCAATGTTATCGGCGGTGCCAGAGGAATGGGGGGGCAGCCTGATTATGCACCTCTGCCTATTATTTTTATCTGGACCATGCTGTCCATCTGGATCATACACAATTTTGTCACCTCGATTATGGGAAAAGCATTAAATGCCGTTCGAGATGATGAAGCTGCCGCAGAATCCATGACAGTAAAAACCCGTAAAACCAAAATGACAGCCTTTATGTTTGGTGCATTCTGGGCCGGTATTGCCGGTGGATTATTTGCCCATGTCCTTGCCTATATCAATCCGGGCATGTTCAGCATCAACCGTCTTGCTGAAATTCTTGCCATGGTTTATTTTGGCGGGCTCAACTCCATTGTAGGCTCCATTGTGGGTGCTGTCAGCATCAATGTCCTGGGAGAGGCTTTAAGACCGCTTGAGCTTTTTAAATGGATTATCATACCACTGATTTTAATCCTTGTTATGATTTTCCGTCCTTACGGTCTGATCTCCTTTACTCAGATCAACGCCAAAAAGCTGTTGAGATCCAAACACAAAAGAGAACAAGGAGTCTGA
- a CDS encoding FmdB family zinc ribbon protein, with the protein MPIFEYTCNQCKQEFEKLVFAGEEKNISCPGCNSKDVTKKMSAASFMGNSMGKCATSSPKGFS; encoded by the coding sequence ATGCCGATTTTTGAGTATACCTGCAATCAATGTAAACAAGAGTTTGAAAAACTGGTTTTTGCAGGTGAAGAAAAAAATATTTCCTGCCCTGGCTGCAACAGCAAGGATGTGACAAAAAAAATGAGCGCTGCAAGCTTTATGGGAAACAGTATGGGCAAGTGTGCGACAAGTTCACCCAAAGGCTTTTCATGA
- a CDS encoding ABC transporter ATP-binding protein: MSALLNVNNMTHYFGGLRAVYDYNLTIEPGQITGLIGPNGAGKTTVFNLITGVYTPTKGSITLENENIKGLETNEIAAKGLGRTFQNLALWRHMSVLDHIKMAHYSQLSYGLIGSFFNTRKCRQQEARIEENSYRLLELFDIKQHAHQMVTNLPYGAQRRVEMARAMATNPKILFLDEPTAGMTPDELVQMIKIIQQVHRNFKIAIFLIEHRMKFVMELCQHIQTLVFGEVIAQGPPEEIQNNPEVIEAYLGKEDLT, translated from the coding sequence ATGTCCGCATTGCTCAATGTAAATAATATGACGCATTATTTTGGTGGTCTCAGAGCGGTATATGATTATAACCTGACCATTGAACCCGGGCAGATCACAGGTCTTATCGGGCCCAATGGTGCGGGTAAAACCACGGTGTTTAATTTGATTACAGGTGTTTATACACCCACAAAAGGCTCCATCACCCTTGAAAATGAAAACATCAAAGGGCTTGAAACCAATGAAATTGCCGCCAAAGGCCTGGGCAGAACATTTCAGAATCTTGCGTTGTGGCGGCACATGAGTGTTCTGGATCATATTAAAATGGCCCATTATTCACAATTGTCCTACGGGCTGATCGGATCATTTTTTAATACCCGCAAATGCAGGCAACAGGAAGCCAGGATTGAAGAAAATTCCTATCGTCTGCTTGAACTGTTTGATATCAAGCAGCATGCTCATCAAATGGTAACCAACCTGCCCTATGGGGCACAACGGCGGGTTGAAATGGCAAGGGCCATGGCCACCAACCCCAAAATTCTTTTTCTTGATGAACCCACGGCAGGCATGACACCTGATGAGCTGGTTCAAATGATTAAAATTATTCAACAGGTGCATCGAAATTTTAAAATAGCTATTTTTTTGATAGAACACAGGATGAAATTTGTAATGGAATTATGCCAGCATATTCAAACCCTGGTATTTGGAGAAGTTATAGCACAGGGGCCGCCTGAAGAGATACAAAATAATCCTGAAGTAATTGAAGCTTATCTGGGCAAGGAGGATTTAACCTGA